A portion of the Bifidobacterium lemurum genome contains these proteins:
- a CDS encoding uracil-xanthine permease family protein, which yields MSNLFSWALHGDGKTLKPGEVVEPDERLTWGRTIGIGAQHVIAMFGATFLVPILTGFDPSTTLFFTAMSTALFLLINKNVLPSYLGSSFGFIAPITAVTTANKGIAVASFGILVTGLLLALVGVLVHYAGAKWIDIIMPPVVNGAIVAIIGFNLAPSVWTNFQAAPDTALVTLLAVLLIAVLFRGLLGRLNILLGVIVGYIYACIRGQVDFSAIGEADWIGLPQFHLPQVDFSILPMFIPVVLVLVAENVGHVKSVAQMTGRDYDGQMGTALFADGLGTAIAGFGGGSGTTTYGENIGVMAATKVYSTAAYWCAAGFALLLSLCPKFGAIINTIPSGVLGGVTTLLYGMIGMIGVRIWVENKVNFDKPINVMTAAIVMIIGIADFTFAIQGVSFNGIALGTIAVLVAYHGLKAIGKATGTIDKDDPDVK from the coding sequence TTGTCCAACCTGTTCTCCTGGGCGCTGCACGGCGACGGCAAGACGCTCAAGCCGGGCGAGGTCGTCGAACCCGACGAGCGCCTGACCTGGGGCCGCACCATCGGCATCGGCGCGCAGCATGTGATCGCCATGTTCGGCGCGACCTTCCTCGTGCCGATCCTGACCGGCTTCGATCCGTCGACCACGCTGTTCTTCACGGCCATGTCGACCGCGCTGTTCCTGCTCATCAACAAGAACGTGCTGCCCAGCTACCTCGGCTCGTCGTTCGGCTTCATCGCCCCGATCACCGCCGTCACCACGGCGAACAAGGGCATCGCCGTGGCCAGCTTCGGCATCCTGGTCACCGGCCTGCTGCTCGCGCTCGTCGGCGTGCTCGTGCACTACGCCGGCGCCAAGTGGATCGACATCATCATGCCGCCGGTCGTCAACGGCGCCATCGTCGCCATCATCGGCTTCAACCTGGCCCCCAGCGTGTGGACCAACTTCCAGGCCGCGCCCGACACCGCGCTGGTGACCCTGCTGGCCGTGCTGCTCATCGCCGTGCTCTTCCGCGGACTGCTCGGACGACTCAACATCCTGCTCGGCGTGATCGTCGGCTACATCTACGCCTGCATCCGCGGCCAGGTCGACTTCTCCGCCATCGGCGAGGCCGACTGGATCGGTCTGCCGCAGTTCCACCTGCCGCAGGTCGACTTCTCGATCCTGCCCATGTTCATCCCCGTGGTGCTCGTGCTCGTCGCCGAGAACGTCGGCCACGTCAAGTCCGTGGCCCAGATGACCGGCCGCGACTACGACGGCCAGATGGGCACCGCCCTGTTCGCCGACGGCCTGGGCACCGCGATCGCCGGCTTCGGCGGCGGTTCCGGCACCACCACCTACGGCGAGAACATCGGCGTGATGGCCGCGACCAAGGTGTATTCGACCGCCGCCTACTGGTGCGCGGCCGGCTTCGCCCTGCTGCTGAGCCTGTGCCCGAAGTTCGGCGCGATCATCAACACGATCCCCTCCGGCGTGCTCGGCGGCGTGACCACGCTGCTCTACGGCATGATCGGCATGATCGGCGTGCGCATCTGGGTGGAGAACAAGGTCAACTTCGACAAGCCGATCAACGTGATGACCGCGGCCATCGTGATGATCATCGGCATCGCCGACTTCACCTTCGCCATCCAGGGCGTCTCCTTCAACGGCATCGCCCTCGGCACCATCGCCGTGCTCGTCGCCTACCACGGCCTCAAGGCCATCGGCAAGGCCACCGGCACCATCGACAAGGACGATCCCGACGTGAAGTGA
- a CDS encoding DeoR/GlpR family DNA-binding transcription regulator, which translates to MMMKAERQELILKYLEANGRIVVADYAKELGVTEATLRKDLQELDEIGAVQRVHGGAIKPDTELSRFENRVDLGVDVKKRLAQTAMGEICENRVIFIDGGSTNYLAAQAFPRDWEGTVITNSPAVALWLSDYDHVEVNMLPGIVHHKSKETIGSAALTVLQQLHCDLVLLGVSSIDPEHGITTPYMESAETKRVIIKAGAKVMSLITPEKFRHISTYRIAECDALDVIVTEGTPDCVDALTAMGVAVRVTQQ; encoded by the coding sequence ATGATGATGAAGGCCGAACGACAGGAACTGATCCTCAAGTACCTCGAAGCCAACGGCCGCATCGTCGTCGCCGACTACGCCAAGGAGCTCGGCGTGACGGAGGCCACCCTGCGCAAGGATCTGCAGGAGCTCGACGAGATCGGCGCCGTGCAGCGCGTGCACGGCGGAGCGATCAAACCCGACACCGAACTTAGCCGGTTCGAGAACCGCGTCGACCTCGGAGTGGACGTCAAAAAGCGCCTCGCGCAGACCGCGATGGGCGAAATCTGCGAAAACCGCGTGATCTTCATCGACGGCGGCTCCACGAACTATCTGGCGGCGCAGGCGTTCCCCCGGGATTGGGAGGGCACGGTGATCACCAACAGTCCGGCCGTGGCGCTGTGGCTGTCGGACTACGACCATGTCGAGGTCAATATGCTGCCCGGCATCGTGCACCATAAGTCCAAGGAGACCATCGGCTCCGCGGCGCTCACCGTGCTGCAGCAGCTGCACTGCGATCTGGTGCTGCTCGGCGTCTCATCCATCGACCCCGAACACGGCATCACCACGCCGTATATGGAGTCGGCCGAGACCAAGCGCGTGATCATCAAGGCCGGCGCCAAGGTCATGAGCCTCATCACACCGGAGAAATTCAGGCACATCTCCACCTACCGCATCGCCGAATGCGATGCGCTGGACGTCATCGTGACGGAAGGCACGCCCGACTGCGTGGACGCGCTCACCGCCATGGGCGTCGCCGTGCGCGTCACCCAGCAGTAA
- a CDS encoding 5-methyltetrahydropteroyltriglutamate--homocysteine S-methyltransferase: protein MTYAKNAPFRADVVGSYLRPAELKDARVDFEAGRIDAAALKEVEDRAIADLVAKQKAAGLKVITDGEFRRSYWHLDFMWGLQGVERRSALQGYMFHDEETRADTAVVTGRIGGENHPFVEHFKFVKALEDDGQVARQTIPAPIQLYSEITLDRAEGQVESLRAVYPDDEALKADVAAAYRQVLADLYAAGCRNVQFDDCTWGIYCDTDFVAKTGMSAVDIEQVSRLGVELNNAAIAGSPEDLVVTTHVCRGNYHSTYAFEGGYDPIAPYLFADENVTAFYLEFDDARSGGFEPLRHVADDKTVVLGLVTSKKPELEDADVIKERIAEAARYVPLERLCLSTQCGFASTEEGNKLTEEQQWAKIALVRSVAAEVWSED from the coding sequence ATGACGTATGCGAAGAACGCCCCGTTCCGCGCCGACGTGGTCGGCAGCTATCTGCGCCCCGCCGAGCTCAAGGACGCCCGCGTGGACTTCGAGGCCGGCAGGATCGACGCCGCCGCGCTCAAGGAGGTCGAGGACCGCGCGATCGCCGATCTGGTCGCCAAGCAGAAGGCCGCCGGACTCAAGGTCATCACCGACGGCGAGTTCCGCCGCAGCTACTGGCATCTCGATTTCATGTGGGGACTGCAGGGTGTGGAGCGCCGCTCCGCCTTGCAGGGCTACATGTTCCATGACGAGGAGACGCGCGCCGACACCGCCGTGGTGACCGGCAGGATCGGCGGCGAAAACCACCCCTTCGTCGAACATTTCAAGTTCGTCAAGGCGCTTGAGGACGACGGCCAGGTGGCCCGCCAGACGATTCCCGCGCCGATCCAGCTGTATTCGGAGATCACGCTCGACCGCGCCGAAGGGCAGGTGGAGTCCCTGCGCGCCGTCTATCCGGACGACGAGGCGCTCAAGGCCGACGTCGCCGCCGCCTACCGGCAGGTGCTGGCCGACCTGTATGCCGCCGGCTGCCGCAACGTGCAGTTCGACGACTGCACATGGGGCATCTACTGCGACACCGATTTCGTGGCCAAAACCGGCATGAGCGCCGTGGATATCGAGCAGGTGAGCCGCTTGGGCGTGGAGCTCAACAACGCCGCCATCGCCGGAAGCCCCGAGGATCTGGTCGTCACCACGCATGTGTGCCGCGGCAACTACCACTCCACCTACGCGTTCGAAGGCGGCTATGATCCGATCGCGCCGTACCTGTTCGCGGATGAGAACGTGACGGCCTTCTATCTGGAGTTCGACGACGCGCGCTCAGGCGGTTTCGAACCGCTCAGGCACGTCGCCGACGACAAGACCGTGGTGCTGGGTCTGGTCACCTCGAAGAAGCCCGAGCTTGAGGACGCCGACGTGATCAAGGAGCGCATCGCCGAGGCCGCGCGGTACGTGCCGCTGGAGCGCCTGTGCCTGTCCACGCAGTGCGGTTTCGCCTCCACGGAGGAGGGCAACAAGCTCACCGAGGAGCAGCAGTGGGCCAAAATCGCCCTCGTGCGGTCCGTCGCCGCCGAGGTCTGGTCCGAAGACTGA
- the hxlB gene encoding 6-phospho-3-hexuloisomerase has protein sequence MTATTSFRECERIIVNELSDVLANVDENQIDQLVGMITDARKVFFVGVGRVQLALEAIAKRLAHLGIDTVMVGQITEPAICDRDLLIVGSGSGKTGFPLFIAGKAKQYGAKVARIGIVEECPMTPYTDLFVHVPAAGKPGSGTKPSEQPMTSLFEQSLLLVGDAIAMSMVRERHIDLDSLWEFHANLE, from the coding sequence ATGACCGCAACGACCTCATTCCGCGAATGCGAACGCATCATCGTCAACGAACTGTCCGACGTGCTCGCCAACGTCGATGAGAACCAGATCGACCAGCTGGTCGGCATGATCACCGACGCGCGCAAGGTGTTCTTCGTCGGCGTGGGCCGCGTGCAGCTGGCTTTGGAGGCCATCGCCAAGCGCCTCGCGCATCTGGGCATCGACACCGTGATGGTGGGACAGATCACCGAGCCGGCCATCTGCGACCGGGACCTGCTCATCGTCGGCTCGGGCTCCGGAAAAACCGGCTTTCCCCTGTTCATCGCAGGCAAGGCAAAGCAGTACGGTGCCAAGGTGGCGCGCATCGGCATCGTGGAGGAATGCCCGATGACGCCGTACACCGATCTGTTCGTGCATGTGCCCGCCGCGGGCAAGCCGGGATCGGGCACCAAGCCGAGCGAGCAGCCGATGACCAGCCTGTTCGAGCAGTCGCTGCTGTTGGTCGGCGACGCCATCGCCATGTCCATGGTACGGGAGAGGCACATCGATCTCGATTCGCTGTGGGAGTTCCACGCGAACCTCGAGTAG
- a CDS encoding ribulose phosphate epimerase: MTAPFPEPHFAISLYCSDFRNPAPQVEYLNTVADTYHVDIMDGHFSPSMGLCTSWIEQILPLSTLRNEVHMMVTDPDHWIDQLVAAGATMLTPHVESLGAHAFRTLRIIRENGCGAGIAVNPLTSFAECEMLLERVDLVTVMTVEIGYSGEPLIPETLRKIEQLARFRDEHGLNYEIQIDGSCNEKNFKTMREAGADTFVLGNTGIFKRDPDIRKAWAMTLDAYEQATGEKTANNR; encoded by the coding sequence ATGACGGCCCCATTCCCCGAACCCCATTTCGCCATCTCCCTGTACTGCTCCGACTTCCGCAACCCGGCCCCGCAGGTCGAATACCTCAACACCGTGGCCGACACCTACCACGTCGACATCATGGACGGGCACTTCTCCCCCAGCATGGGCCTGTGCACCTCCTGGATCGAACAGATCCTGCCCCTGAGCACCCTGCGCAACGAGGTGCATATGATGGTCACCGACCCCGACCATTGGATCGACCAGCTGGTGGCCGCCGGCGCGACCATGCTCACCCCGCACGTCGAATCGCTCGGCGCGCACGCCTTCCGCACCCTGCGCATCATCCGCGAGAACGGATGCGGCGCCGGAATCGCCGTGAACCCGCTGACCTCCTTCGCCGAATGCGAGATGCTGCTGGAACGCGTGGACCTCGTCACCGTGATGACCGTGGAGATCGGATACAGCGGCGAGCCGCTCATCCCCGAAACCCTGCGCAAGATCGAACAGTTGGCGCGATTCCGCGACGAACACGGACTGAACTACGAGATCCAGATCGACGGCTCGTGCAACGAGAAGAACTTCAAAACCATGCGCGAGGCCGGAGCGGACACCTTCGTGCTCGGCAACACCGGCATCTTCAAACGCGACCCCGATATCCGCAAGGCCTGGGCAATGACGCTGGACGCCTACGAGCAGGCCACCGGCGAGAAAACCGCCAACAACCGCTGA
- a CDS encoding ABC transporter permease: MVWFMNNAADIMGYAWAHVWLSALPIVVGLIVAVPLGWAANALGRLRGVVLALVGVLYAIPSLPLLMVLPSLLGTRILDPLNIEVALAMYAVALMTRYAADAFASVDPQLVTSATAVGFGRLGRFFAVESPQAGPVLLAGMRVVAVSTVSLVTVGSLIGVNSLGFLFVEGYQRGYATEILVGGVGTVLIALVFDRLLVWGGAMAMPWTRVGRKEVDIR, encoded by the coding sequence ATGGTCTGGTTCATGAACAACGCCGCCGACATCATGGGATATGCCTGGGCGCATGTCTGGCTGAGCGCGCTGCCCATCGTCGTGGGGCTGATCGTCGCGGTGCCGTTGGGATGGGCGGCGAACGCGCTCGGCCGCCTGCGCGGCGTGGTGCTCGCGCTCGTCGGCGTGTTGTACGCGATCCCCTCGCTGCCGCTGCTTATGGTGCTGCCCTCGCTGTTGGGCACACGTATCCTCGATCCGCTGAACATCGAGGTGGCGTTGGCGATGTACGCGGTGGCGCTGATGACACGGTACGCGGCGGATGCCTTCGCGTCGGTCGATCCCCAGCTGGTCACCTCGGCCACCGCCGTGGGATTCGGCAGGTTGGGTAGGTTCTTCGCGGTGGAATCGCCTCAGGCCGGCCCGGTGCTGCTCGCCGGCATGCGTGTGGTCGCCGTGAGCACGGTGAGCCTGGTGACCGTGGGATCGCTGATCGGCGTGAACTCGTTGGGATTCCTCTTTGTGGAGGGGTATCAGCGCGGATACGCCACCGAGATTCTTGTGGGCGGTGTCGGCACCGTGCTAATCGCCCTCGTCTTCGACAGGCTGCTGGTGTGGGGCGGGGCCATGGCCATGCCATGGACGCGAGTGGGAAGGAAAGAGGTGGATATCCGATGA
- a CDS encoding ABC transporter permease → MNDAYANVLRWMADPANWQGSTGILSRTGIYLAYCAVTLLATMAIAIPVGLYVGHTGRFRELVVPFTGALRALPTLGLLCVLSLWMGLGLGAPMVSLVLLAIPPVLAGTYSGIASVDRSVVEASRAVGFSEWGILTQVEIPIALPLIVSGIRSAAVQIVATWTVAAYLPIEGLGRYLIDGLAVQDYTQMLAGSLIIIVIELLVDGLFAAAQKLSAVASHVS, encoded by the coding sequence ATGAACGACGCCTATGCGAACGTGCTGCGATGGATGGCCGATCCCGCCAATTGGCAGGGTTCGACCGGCATCCTCTCGCGCACCGGCATCTATCTCGCCTATTGCGCGGTCACGCTGCTGGCCACCATGGCCATCGCCATACCGGTCGGACTGTATGTGGGGCACACCGGCAGATTCCGCGAGCTTGTGGTTCCGTTCACCGGCGCTTTGCGCGCGCTGCCCACGTTGGGACTACTGTGCGTGCTGTCGCTGTGGATGGGCCTGGGATTGGGGGCTCCCATGGTCTCGTTGGTGTTGCTGGCCATTCCTCCGGTGCTGGCCGGAACGTATTCCGGCATCGCTTCGGTCGACCGCTCCGTGGTCGAGGCGTCGCGCGCCGTCGGATTCAGCGAGTGGGGGATACTCACGCAAGTGGAGATCCCCATCGCCTTGCCGTTGATCGTCTCGGGAATCCGGTCCGCCGCGGTGCAGATCGTCGCCACATGGACGGTGGCCGCCTACCTGCCGATCGAAGGGCTCGGCCGCTATCTCATCGACGGCCTCGCCGTGCAGGACTACACCCAGATGCTCGCCGGCTCGCTCATCATCATCGTGATCGAGCTGCTCGTCGACGGGCTGTTCGCCGCCGCGCAGAAGCTCTCGGCCGTCGCGTCGCACGTCTCATAG
- a CDS encoding ABC transporter ATP-binding protein: MSIVFEHAGKTYSDGTQAVGDVSLTVDDGELLVLVGSSGSGKTTLLRMVNRMVDPTAGRVLVDGADVAEADPVRLRRSIGYVIQGGGLLPHRTVVDNIATVPRLNGVGRREARAKALGLMEHVGLDPALAGRYPVQLSGGQQQRVGVARALACESSILLMDEPFSAVDPMVRRELQNEVKRLHAELGVTVLFVTHDINEALFLADRVAVLSEGGVVEQVADPRELLEHPANDTVRAFIEASRPRVER; the protein is encoded by the coding sequence GTGAGCATCGTTTTCGAACATGCGGGGAAAACCTATTCCGATGGCACTCAGGCGGTCGGCGATGTCAGTCTGACGGTCGACGACGGCGAGCTGCTTGTTCTGGTGGGATCGTCGGGATCAGGCAAAACCACCCTGCTGCGCATGGTCAATCGCATGGTGGATCCCACGGCGGGCCGTGTGCTCGTCGACGGCGCCGACGTGGCCGAAGCCGATCCGGTGCGGCTGCGTCGCTCCATCGGCTATGTGATCCAAGGCGGCGGTCTGCTGCCCCACCGCACCGTGGTGGACAACATCGCCACCGTTCCGCGTCTCAACGGCGTCGGTCGGCGTGAGGCGCGGGCGAAGGCTTTGGGATTGATGGAACATGTGGGATTGGACCCGGCCCTGGCCGGACGATATCCCGTTCAACTGTCCGGCGGCCAGCAGCAGCGCGTCGGCGTGGCGAGGGCGTTGGCCTGCGAGTCGTCGATCCTGCTGATGGACGAGCCTTTCTCCGCGGTCGATCCCATGGTGCGCCGCGAGCTGCAGAACGAGGTCAAGCGGCTGCACGCCGAGCTCGGCGTCACGGTGCTGTTCGTCACCCACGACATCAACGAGGCGCTGTTCCTCGCCGACCGCGTGGCCGTGCTGTCCGAAGGCGGCGTGGTCGAGCAGGTGGCCGACCCGCGGGAGCTGCTGGAGCATCCGGCCAACGACACCGTGCGAGCCTTCATCGAGGCGAGCCGGCCGAGAGTGGAGCGTTGA
- a CDS encoding NAD(P)H-binding protein, with product MGKLILTGVDGNLGGQAADYLLEIAKPEQLIFTGYNPDSLERYAALGVETRVADFNVREGLEKVFEGGDVMALVSMPFVGVKRQRAHGNAIDAAKAAGVTKIVYTSLVNAADPTNPSVEKKDHAWTEQHIQEAGLDYIFLRNSQYAEAMITNYFTYVHTDGVLKNSQGDGLMAYISRKDCAKAVAYALCDSDLHHAIENINGPELMTIAQFIEIGNTATGNHVVYQKITDEENYQVFDAMGVPRTTDGVFQEGSEAPFSSDGMVTFAQAIREGKMDVFTDDFKKLTGDDPITVKYMFEHADEFQIGDRHSKDA from the coding sequence ATGGGCAAACTCATTCTCACGGGCGTTGATGGCAATCTTGGAGGCCAGGCCGCCGACTATCTGCTTGAGATCGCAAAGCCCGAACAGCTTATTTTCACCGGATACAATCCGGACTCCCTCGAACGGTACGCGGCGCTCGGCGTCGAAACGCGCGTCGCCGATTTCAATGTGAGGGAAGGGCTTGAGAAGGTGTTCGAAGGCGGCGACGTCATGGCCTTGGTGTCGATGCCGTTCGTAGGCGTCAAGCGTCAACGGGCCCACGGCAACGCCATCGACGCGGCAAAGGCCGCGGGAGTGACCAAAATCGTGTACACCTCGCTGGTCAACGCCGCCGATCCCACGAATCCAAGCGTTGAGAAAAAGGACCATGCCTGGACGGAGCAGCACATCCAGGAGGCCGGCCTCGACTACATCTTCCTGCGCAACTCGCAGTATGCCGAGGCCATGATCACCAACTACTTCACCTATGTGCACACCGACGGCGTGCTCAAAAACAGTCAAGGCGACGGACTGATGGCTTACATCTCGCGCAAGGACTGCGCCAAGGCCGTAGCCTACGCGCTGTGCGATTCCGATTTGCATCACGCCATCGAGAACATCAACGGCCCCGAACTGATGACCATCGCCCAGTTCATCGAGATAGGCAACACCGCGACCGGCAACCATGTGGTCTACCAGAAGATCACCGACGAAGAGAACTATCAGGTGTTTGACGCGATGGGCGTGCCGCGCACCACGGATGGGGTGTTCCAGGAAGGCTCCGAGGCCCCGTTCTCATCCGACGGCATGGTCACCTTCGCGCAGGCCATTCGCGAAGGCAAAATGGACGTGTTCACAGACGACTTCAAGAAACTCACCGGAGATGATCCAATCACCGTGAAGTACATGTTCGAGCATGCGGACGAATTCCAAATCGGCGACCGCCACTCCAAAGACGCTTAA
- a CDS encoding PadR family transcriptional regulator, whose protein sequence is MIELMILGFLAEGPLHGYELRKKMDQLMGYARPISYGTIYPAIHRLTDKGLLTERTVPGSGVTQRKMLTLTDAGRERLEQMLREADGLTITDLNHFNVVLSFLSELPDEEERRAVLRRRLDFLEQPASFFYQGDRPIQSKAISDPYRRGVFVSAAAFRNAQIEWLHSMLDDGKPSDASAASDETEADA, encoded by the coding sequence ATGATCGAACTCATGATTCTGGGGTTCCTTGCGGAGGGACCCCTTCACGGCTATGAACTCCGCAAGAAGATGGACCAGCTTATGGGCTATGCGCGGCCGATCAGCTATGGCACCATCTATCCCGCCATCCACCGCCTCACCGACAAGGGGCTGCTCACGGAGCGCACCGTCCCCGGATCGGGCGTCACCCAGCGCAAGATGCTCACCCTCACCGACGCGGGACGCGAACGCCTCGAACAGATGCTGCGCGAGGCCGACGGGCTGACCATCACGGACCTCAACCATTTCAACGTGGTGCTTTCGTTCCTCTCCGAACTGCCCGATGAGGAGGAACGGCGGGCGGTGCTGCGCCGACGGTTGGATTTCCTCGAGCAGCCGGCGAGCTTCTTCTATCAGGGCGACCGACCGATTCAATCCAAGGCGATCAGTGACCCTTACCGCAGAGGAGTGTTCGTGTCGGCGGCCGCGTTCCGCAACGCGCAGATCGAATGGCTGCACTCCATGCTCGATGACGGAAAACCGTCGGACGCGTCCGCCGCATCGGACGAGACGGAGGCGGATGCGTGA
- a CDS encoding zinc-binding alcohol dehydrogenase family protein, producing MKAVVLHEPGPVEHLHVCDVPMPQPRSGWARIRVKAFGVNRSELFTRQGLSGDAITFPRILGIEATGVIDLDPTGTFREGQQVATMMGGMGRVFDGGYAQYVCVPVSQIIPFQSTLEWERLGAVPEMLQTAYGSLTVGVDAHAGDTLLIRGGTSSVGLAATVLAKRMGLTVLSTTRSPSHADVMREAGADIVLVDDGDIAAQVRAMPSLAEAGGVDGAIELVGAPTLRDTCRCVRMHGTVCFTGMLSNQWTIPDFYPIDFLPQGVRLTAYSGEACDLPADVLQSFLDDVSAGRANIPIGAVFDIDHIQDAHRLMEEGGARGKIVVTTGM from the coding sequence ATGAAAGCGGTGGTATTGCACGAGCCCGGTCCCGTCGAACATCTGCACGTATGCGACGTGCCCATGCCGCAACCGCGTTCCGGCTGGGCACGCATCCGGGTGAAGGCTTTCGGCGTCAACCGGTCGGAACTGTTCACCAGACAAGGACTGTCCGGAGACGCCATCACGTTCCCGCGGATTCTCGGCATCGAGGCGACCGGCGTCATCGATCTCGACCCCACCGGCACGTTCCGCGAAGGTCAACAGGTGGCGACCATGATGGGCGGCATGGGGCGCGTGTTCGATGGAGGTTACGCGCAATACGTCTGCGTGCCCGTCTCGCAGATCATCCCGTTCCAATCCACCTTGGAATGGGAACGGCTGGGAGCGGTTCCCGAGATGCTGCAAACCGCCTACGGAAGCCTCACCGTCGGCGTCGACGCCCATGCCGGCGACACGCTGCTCATCCGCGGAGGCACCTCGTCGGTGGGACTGGCGGCCACGGTGCTCGCCAAACGCATGGGGCTGACCGTGCTGTCGACCACACGCTCCCCCTCCCATGCCGACGTGATGCGCGAAGCGGGGGCGGACATCGTGTTGGTCGACGACGGAGACATCGCCGCTCAGGTGCGCGCGATGCCGTCTCTCGCCGAGGCCGGCGGAGTGGATGGGGCGATCGAGCTGGTCGGCGCCCCCACACTGAGGGACACCTGCCGCTGCGTGCGCATGCACGGCACCGTATGTTTCACGGGCATGCTGTCGAACCAATGGACGATTCCAGACTTCTATCCCATCGACTTCCTGCCGCAAGGCGTGCGCCTGACGGCGTATTCCGGCGAGGCCTGCGACCTTCCCGCCGACGTGCTGCAGTCGTTTTTGGATGATGTCTCGGCGGGGCGGGCGAACATCCCCATCGGGGCGGTGTTCGACATCGACCATATTCAGGACGCGCACCGTTTGATGGAGGAGGGCGGCGCCCGAGGGAAGATCGTCGTGACCACCGGCATGTGA
- a CDS encoding YccF domain-containing protein encodes MRLLGNILWLVLGGLAIAFGWAVVALVLCVTIVGIPLGLQAFKMAALTLTPFGKTVAYGGGVGSTLANIVWVVLVGLWMAIGYVIAGAANCVTIIGIPFGIQSFKMAKLALWPFGAEIRNL; translated from the coding sequence ATGAGACTTTTGGGCAATATCCTGTGGCTGGTCCTCGGCGGTTTGGCGATCGCGTTCGGATGGGCGGTGGTCGCTCTGGTGCTATGCGTCACCATCGTCGGCATCCCGCTGGGTTTGCAGGCCTTCAAGATGGCGGCGCTGACGCTCACCCCGTTCGGCAAGACGGTGGCGTATGGCGGCGGCGTGGGCTCCACGCTGGCCAACATCGTATGGGTGGTGCTGGTGGGATTGTGGATGGCCATCGGCTATGTGATCGCCGGTGCGGCGAACTGCGTCACCATCATCGGCATTCCGTTCGGCATCCAGTCGTTCAAGATGGCGAAGCTGGCCCTCTGGCCGTTCGGCGCCGAAATCCGCAATCTGTGA
- a CDS encoding ABC transporter substrate-binding protein, with amino-acid sequence MTIGNITRTFAITGVAALLVGALAACGGSDPFADGASQEGNAADALVVGSANFAESEILANIYAQALNDNGIEASVKANIGSRDVYLAALEDGSIDMVPEYTGNLLQYYDADSAAVTADEVYEELPAALPDGMTVLDKAEAQDSDSFAVTRETSEANGITSIGDLAKLGDDLEVAAPPEFSTRPYGIEGLRTKYRLGVTLVPINDGGGQNTAKALADGEVQFARFDSTSPLIAENDFVLLDDPEHMIVAQNVVPLAASDALDDEAKAVINAVQAALTTEDLQEMNASSTLDKESAADIAKAWLADKQLF; translated from the coding sequence ATGACCATCGGAAACATCACCAGAACATTCGCGATCACCGGCGTGGCCGCGCTGCTTGTCGGCGCGCTGGCCGCGTGCGGAGGATCCGACCCCTTCGCCGACGGCGCGTCGCAGGAGGGGAATGCGGCCGACGCTCTGGTCGTCGGATCGGCGAACTTCGCGGAAAGCGAGATCCTCGCCAACATCTACGCGCAGGCGTTGAACGACAACGGCATCGAGGCGAGCGTCAAAGCCAACATCGGATCTCGGGACGTGTATCTGGCCGCGCTCGAGGACGGATCCATCGATATGGTCCCCGAATACACGGGCAACCTCCTGCAATACTATGACGCCGACAGCGCCGCGGTGACCGCCGACGAGGTCTACGAGGAACTGCCGGCCGCGTTGCCGGACGGCATGACGGTGCTCGACAAAGCCGAGGCCCAGGACTCCGACAGCTTCGCCGTGACCCGTGAGACCAGCGAGGCCAACGGCATCACATCCATCGGAGACCTCGCCAAACTGGGCGACGACCTTGAAGTGGCCGCGCCTCCGGAATTCTCCACGCGTCCCTACGGCATCGAAGGATTGAGGACCAAGTACCGGCTCGGCGTCACTTTGGTGCCGATCAACGACGGCGGCGGGCAGAACACCGCCAAGGCGCTGGCTGACGGCGAGGTGCAGTTCGCGCGTTTCGACTCCACCTCGCCGCTGATCGCCGAGAACGATTTCGTGCTGCTCGACGATCCCGAGCATATGATCGTCGCGCAGAACGTGGTGCCGCTGGCCGCCTCGGACGCGCTGGACGACGAAGCCAAGGCGGTGATCAACGCCGTCCAGGCCGCGCTGACCACCGAAGACCTGCAGGAGATGAACGCCTCCAGCACGCTCGACAAGGAGTCCGCGGCCGATATCGCCAAGGCCTGGCTGGCGGACAAACAACTGTTCTGA